The DNA window tttattttctccagaagAGGCAACGAAAGGATGCAAAGTTGACAGCACCAGCTCTACCTGCTAAAGTTCCTGATACACCTACCAAAGCCACTCACCcagctcccattcatttcaaatcaatatGTATCGTTGACAAGCAATTTGTGCATGGGAAGGCTGAGATTAAAGAACTAAATGGTAATATTATTTGTCATTATGGTATCAGATTACTTGAGATAATGGGTTTGGTCgctcttgctgtataatgactaatgattgataatgttatttGCTGGTGACTGACACTGATTATGTAATACCTGACTATGTAATAATACGATAACCCATTAAAAGTGACCAATACGTGAATACAGAATCAAAGGACTAATTTAACGCCTTACTTTCTACCGCAAGTAACTATTAAGCTGGTTTTACTTAATATcagccaacaaatcattcttggtaaattacattataatatcctacaacttAAATTTTATGCAtctcactgaaacgtggctaacagaagaaTGTAGTGATACTGATCTCAATGAGACAGCACTCGAAGAATTTGATTATATGAATAtgtgtcgaaatggtaggaaaggaagaggagtggctgccctattcaaagatacattccagtgcaaagagaACACACATGGTAATGTTCCATCTGTTCTACATTGAAGGGCTCtcccaaaatgttgtttataaccatttacagacctacACGACACAACATTTTATCGAAAATGTTGCTGAACTACTATGTTATAGCCGTTGATTGCAACTTGTTTGTGGGAttgcatctgtgggatgtgctggacaaacaagtccgatatatagaggccccaccttgaaacttacaggacttaatggatctgctgctaacgtcttggtgccagataccacagcacaccttcagaggtctagtagagtccatgcctcaatgggtcagggctgttttggcggcaaaaggggaacATAtacaatattaagcaggtggtcgTAAAGTTATTGCTGATCGGTGTGTATTGAGATGATGCCCTTTCAAATTGCTTTTGTTGTTTGTAGTATTCTTCTAGCTGTAATTTGTACAGGGAGAGTAGCCATAGAGAACCCAGTCAAtccttttccagcagaacaGAGAACAGTCTGAGAGTTATCGTTGGAATGACCTGGCCATGACATTTCGCCAATTATAGCATTGCAACATTGGGATGAGAAGAAAACTATTTTGATAATGCTCATTCATGCTTTTGATTGGacaaaaaaacactgagaaGCGCTCTTCACAAAATCCTCCCATTCTATTATGGTACTTATACAAGATTTTCTTCACAAAGATAATTTCATGTTGTCTCTTTTTTGTCCACCAAAAATAGTTATTGTCTTTTCTGGATCTATTTAGTCAATTATCTTCTCATCAAGTGCCAATGACAAATAGGTATTTAACtaatatatttgaataaataacACTATTCCATAAAATATCTGCTGGTGTGGGATCAGCAACCTCACCGCTTCTTCACCCTGACAAGACTCTGCAACAACTTTGGATCATATTTCTCACCACAATTTCAACACTGCTTCCCATCCAatgtcaatatttgtttttacttagtGATATTTTGGGGACAAATGCACTTTCTCCATATTATATATAATCCAGCTATACATGCATAGGTGGGTGTTCTttgacaaaaaaacagaaatattgacAGGATTTCACTATGGAGGCAACAGGCATCAAAACACTGAATCTCCTCCACTTCCTCATCACGCCAAGAGATTAATCATTTAACAGGCACAGGACTCAAATGCAAAGCACAACATTTCATGTGTCAAAGTCCAACTTattcaatcaaacacacacatttaaaaacggTAATCATCACTTGCTGTCTGGCCTGTAATCAAAGCAAAGTATATACCCTATCCAGTGGTCCCAAAGTATATACCCTATCCAGTGGTCCCAAAGTATATACCCTATCCAGTGGTCCCAAAGTATATACCCTATCCAGTGGTCCCAAAGTATATACACTATCCAGTGGTCCCACAGTATATTCCCTATCCAGTGGtcccaacccttttcagttactgtaccacgaACAGAAACACTTGCCTATGCAGCACcacaataaaataatgtgtCAGAAAATCATCCACTAAGTGGATTTTGAGGATTGCCATGTCCAGATGCAGACCCCTCGTGCTCTTGCCCCCTTTAATAGTTCTGTAGTTTAATGGCTGACCACAAACTGCTGAAAGGTGCATGCCACAAACTACTCAGAGTGtaaggaaaaatatatatttctaaaacGTTTAAATGTACCtacaaaagaaatgaaaaacaaaataaattttttTGGGCTTCtgttaaatgtataaaaaaggttttattgaaaacaaacttACACactacagaaaatatatatacttctAACTAAAAGTAAAACGTTTTCCTGTTTtgaatcaatatattttttttaaatgaatgtacaaTTAAGGATGGGACACATGACAGGGTTTAATGTTCAAAAAAGGTTAATGGTTTTCCAGATCTTATAAAAGACAAGTGTGGAGCATTGTGCCCTCTGCAGGTTGACACCTGCAACATAAACATTAAGTATTTCCggataacaaaacatttgatgtaTTATGTAGCTTTTATCTATTGCATATAGCCCAGATTcacaaaaaattaaaagaaatacatcaaattacagtacagtatactgGAAGAGTTACTAGCTACAGTAAAAGTCACATCTGTATctcattttatttagaaactcaCAACCCGTATAGAACAGTCATGTGGGAGGAActtcaaataaatgttcatgCAGCATATGACCAGactatatttattacatttacaaccCGAGCCACATAAGATGCATGTAAATTAATGAGagtacagtgctgcttgaaagtacaTGAATTCTGCAGGAGGATGACCTCTTCGGTCACAACCTAAACCGCTATGTTTGCAAAAATCCAACACTGCCTACaaccaaaataaccaaacaCTGCCTACAACTAGAATAACCAAACACTGCCTACTACCAGAATAACCAAACACAGCCCATAACAAAAGTAACCTTATCGCAAGAGTCAAGGATGGTGGTGGGAATTTCCTgatctggggctgcttttcctaTACTGGACCTGGTTGACTGCACATCATATAGGGAACCATGCATTCTAAAATACCACAGATTCCAAAGGAGAAAGTCTGTCCATCAGTAAAGGAGCTAGGCTGAAAATAGGTCTtcaaacaagacaatgaccaaaGGAATCAAGCAAATGTACCAAAGAAAGACTCAGGAGAAAGatgatttgtgtttttgattggccaagtcaaagtcctgaccttaatccaatcaAGATGTTGTGGCAGAACATGCCAGACACACCTCAAACCTgagtttttgttaaataaaccacattttgaataaacaatgaaaatatatcttAGAGTTTTATTTAGGTCAGTAATTTGGAATGTCTTTATTATGACTTGGGGTTTAGATAAggagtttattttaatattttgtacaagAATAATGAACTTCCCATTAGGTTTCACATACTATCAAGCAGCACTGTACacgaaaaaatatatatattgagcCCTGTTACTTAGTGTAATTTCACATCTTCACTTTTCCACGGCATGCAAATGGATGAGGATTGGAATGTTAAGTAAAGACTTGTGAACTGGTGTAATCACACTTAAGTAATCCACGAATAACGTTGGATTGCAGCAGTCGTAAAACCCCCAAGAAGTAGAAGTTAGGTTGGGTAATACAAGCAATGCACACAACATGCTGCGAGGATATTCCTGACAACAGCAGGAGGCACCAACGACCCTAGATTTTAGTtcacaagaagaagaagacaTGATGACGCGGACCAGGAAGTGGTTCGGCTGTTTTGAATTGACAGATTGTGTTTCAACAGTAGCTGAGTCAAACGATTATATTTGTAGCTATATAAAGAAAGACggttttactttgttttacttTGTTTCGAAGGTAAGGTCTTATTCTCCCAAGGCAAAATCCTTTGAATGTTCTAGGTAGAAACAGCAACATAGCAGCTCAGTTAGCAACATTGCTACATGTGCCGCATGATTAGTTTGTCTATGCTTGCTAGCTAGCACGTTAAGCTTAATTTAAAGCCACTATTGCCATGGATGGATtataatatttttctcaaatacaCTACTAACATAAATTGAGTAGATACGTGTTTACTAACTGCTTATTCACAGTATATCTTTCTTTAGGCTTCATTAacaaagtatttgatatatgATAGCTTCTAAGGCTGACCTCAGCAGATTGTTGTTTTAGCTCGACATTGTAATATGgataaaatgtcattgttcacTCAGGACCATTATTGTTTTCCTCTGAAATGGCTGTATGAGTGtcgcacacacccacagtccCCCAACACCATGGGCCAGAGAAGGAGGGGTGTGGCACTCCCTTCTCCAGCCAAACACAGAAGCCCTGAAGGTCTGAACATGGCTCCCCAGTACCCGGCCACAAAGCACAACATCTGTATGGTGTCTGACTTCTTCTATCCAAACATGGGAGGGGTTGAGAGCCACATCTACCAGCTTTCCCAGTGTCTGATTGAGAAGGGCCACAAGGTGGTGATTGCCACCCATGCCTACGGTACCAGGAAGGGGATCCGTTACCTGACCAACGGACTGAAGGTCTACTACCTGCCTCTGCAGGTGATGTACAACCAGTCAACAGCTACCACCTGCTTCCACAGCCTGCCCCTGCTACGCTGCGTGTTCACCAGGGAACGCATCACCGTGGTCCATGCCCACAGCTCCTTCTCTGCCATGGCCCATGATGCACTGTTCCATGCCAAGACCATGGGCCTCAACACAGTGGGTTACAGTTTAATTCCTCTTCTCCTTCATTGCAGAGGGTTGTGGCTCTAAAGAATCCTCTTAgttggcacactattccctatacaggtgctggtcataaaattagaatatcattaaaaagttgatttatttcagtaattccattcaaaaagtgaaacttgtatattatattaattcattacacacagactgatatttcaaatgtttatttcttttaattgtgatgattataactgacaactaatgaaaatcccaaattcagtacctctgaaaattggaatattacttaagaccaatacaaaaaaaatgttttagaaatgttggccaacagaaaagtatgaacataaagtatgagcatgtacagcactcaatacttagttggggctccttttgcctgaattactgcagcaatgctgtgtggcatggagtcgatcagtctatggcactgctcaggtgttatgagagcccaggttgctctgatagtggccttcagctcatctgcattgttgggtctggcatatcgcatcttcctcttcacaataccccatagattttctatagggttaagttcaggcgagtttgctggccaattaagaacagggataccatggtccttaaaccaggtactggtagctttggcactgtgtgcaatTCCAAaacctgttggaaaatgaaatctgcatctccctaaagttggtcagcagcaggaagcatgaagtgctctaaaacttcctggtagacggctgcgttgaccttggacctcagaaaacacagtggaccaacaccagcagatgacatggcaccccaaaccatcactgactgtggaaactttacactggacaagcaacgtggattctgtgcctctcctctcttcctccagactctggaaccttgatttccaaaggaaatgcaaaatgtactttcatcagagaacataaaaaggactggactgctgctgagttgtctttagcccaggcgagacgcttcagacgctgtgtcttgttcaagagtggcttgacacaaggaatgcgacagctgaaacccatgtcttgcatacgtctgtgtgtggtggttcttgaagcactgactccagttgCAGTCccctctttgtgaatctcccccacatttttgaatgggttttgtttcaccatcctctccagggtgcggtcatccctattgcttgtacacttttttttccttcccttctctctattaatgtgcttggacacagagctctgtgaacagtcAGCCTTTTTAGCTAAGACCTTTTGTGTCTTACCCTCCTTGTGCAAAGTGTCAATGgtggtcttttggacagctgtcaagtcagcagtcttccccatgattgtgttgcctacagaactagactgagagaccatttaaaggcctttgcaggtgttttgggttaattagctgattagagtgtggcaccaggtgtcttcaatattgaaccttttcacaatattctaattttcacagatactgaatttggggttttcattagttgtcagttataatcatcaaaaataaaagaaagaaacacttgaaatatatcagtctgtgtggaatgaatgtatacattataaaagtttcactttttgaattactgaaataaatcaactttttaatgatattctaattttatgaccagcacctgtatagttcACTACCTTTGACTTGGTTctttggtaaaaaataaataaaaaaattgcggTGTAGGGCAGTGTTTCTTAAGGATGGgtattgttattttaatatttttcattaaGTTAGGATTCCACTCCTTGTGTTAGTATTCATATAGCAAAGAAATacaacattgaaatgtataggcctgttttaaaaattaaaatgcattttgtaaaatatttttacatacagtatgagGATATGCATATAAGTCTTAAATAGTTGTATGACATGCACACCTATTTAAGTTAACCTCCGACCCTTCACCTGTCAAGTTGTTTACATTGGTCATTCAAAGCGACTGTGAAAGCCGAGTGAACATGCACAATGTGTACTGTTAGCACGTGGATAACAATTAATTGGTTTAAAAGGATATACGTTTATGGGTTAAGTGTTGCTGAGACGAAAGTGTCTTGCCTGTGTTTAGGTGTCCATCTGACATACATGAGTAAATGTTGTGATTATGTTTAGGTGTCCATCTGACATGCATGAGTAAATGTTGTTATTAGTTTTAGGTGTCCATCTGATCTAGATTAGTAAATTTCATTGCCTGCTTCCAGGTATTCACAGACCACTCCCTGTTTGGCTTTGCCGACGTTAGCTCCGTGCTGACCAATAAGCTGCTGACGGTGTCTCTGTGCGACaccaatcacattgtatgtgtgtCATACACCAGCAAGGAGAACACAGTCCTAAGGGCAGCACTCGACCCCCAGATTGTTTCTGTCATCCCCAATGCTGTTGACCCCACAGACTTCACCCCTGACCCTTCCCAACGCCATGGCGACAGGATCACAATCGTTGTGGTCAGCCGCCTCGTCTACCGCAAAGGTATGTGGGTTGGTTATGATGATAGGTGTGACCACCCAGACATGGGATTATATACAAAGGTATGTGGGTTGGTTATGATGATAGGTGTGACCACCCAGACATGGGATTATATACAAAGGTATGTGGGTTGGTTATGATGATAGGTGTGACCACACAGACATGATTATATACGAAGGTATGTGGGTTGGTTATGATGATAGGTGTGACCACACAGACATGATTATATACAAAGGTATGTGGGTTGGTTATGATGATAGGTGTGACCACACAGACATCATAtatatcagatttttttttccgGCAGCTATTCcat is part of the Esox lucius isolate fEsoLuc1 chromosome 16, fEsoLuc1.pri, whole genome shotgun sequence genome and encodes:
- the piga gene encoding phosphatidylinositol N-acetylglucosaminyltransferase subunit A, coding for MMTRTRKWFGCFELTDCVSTVAESNDYICSYIKKDGFTLFYFVSKDHYCFPLKWLYECRTHPQSPNTMGQRRRGVALPSPAKHRSPEGLNMAPQYPATKHNICMVSDFFYPNMGGVESHIYQLSQCLIEKGHKVVIATHAYGTRKGIRYLTNGLKVYYLPLQVMYNQSTATTCFHSLPLLRCVFTRERITVVHAHSSFSAMAHDALFHAKTMGLNTVFTDHSLFGFADVSSVLTNKLLTVSLCDTNHIVCVSYTSKENTVLRAALDPQIVSVIPNAVDPTDFTPDPSQRHGDRITIVVVSRLVYRKGIDLLGGIIPKLCLKHPDLHFLIGGEGPKRIVLEEVREKFQLQDRVRLLGALEHKDVRGVLVKGHIFLNTSLTEAFCMAIVEGASCGLQVVSTRVGGIPEVLPEDLITLCEPTVRSLCDGLENVIARQRSGCVATPASIHARVSTLYTWRNVAERTEKVYDCVAGQEVLPLDRRLVRLRAHCGHVAGSIFAFVAVLDFLFLLLLRWLFPDQLMDVAMDATGPQGLWRRGFDKRKGSYSKSAMLTKEEPSPIQTKLC